In Bradyrhizobium manausense, a single genomic region encodes these proteins:
- a CDS encoding caspase family protein translates to MNVRQLDISRRSIVLAAALIGTVSLAIGAHAALNMRSFDAARAVSTDQVTNPVGQTSRLALVIGNGHYPDASMPLTQSINDARALSSSLRKNGFDVDMVEDASKDDMVRAVNRLKSRITRDTTVMLFFGGYGVQAGRESYMLPVDAVIWKESDVRRQGVSIEGVLEMMKEQGAKAKLVVVDASRRNPYERRFRSYSHGLAPIGTPDNALILSSASPGKVVDDGKGEHSTLVGELLNNLNAQGTAESVFNKTRVAISRASEGDQVPTVSSSLLEDVHFDQAGG, encoded by the coding sequence ATGAATGTAAGGCAGCTCGACATTTCCCGACGCTCGATCGTCCTCGCGGCAGCCCTCATCGGCACGGTGTCGCTGGCGATCGGCGCGCACGCTGCCCTCAACATGCGCTCGTTCGACGCCGCCAGGGCCGTTTCGACCGACCAGGTCACGAACCCGGTTGGGCAAACCTCGCGTCTCGCGCTCGTCATCGGCAATGGTCATTATCCCGACGCCAGCATGCCGCTGACGCAGTCGATCAACGACGCGCGCGCGCTGTCCTCGAGCCTGCGCAAGAACGGTTTTGACGTCGACATGGTGGAAGACGCAAGCAAGGACGACATGGTCCGTGCCGTCAACCGCCTGAAGTCCCGCATCACGCGCGACACCACCGTCATGCTGTTCTTCGGCGGCTACGGCGTGCAGGCCGGCCGCGAGAGCTACATGCTGCCGGTCGATGCCGTGATCTGGAAGGAAAGCGACGTCCGCCGCCAGGGCGTTTCGATCGAAGGCGTTCTCGAGATGATGAAGGAGCAGGGCGCCAAGGCCAAGCTCGTCGTGGTCGATGCCTCGCGCCGCAACCCCTATGAGCGCCGCTTCCGCTCGTATTCGCATGGTCTCGCGCCGATCGGCACGCCCGACAATGCGCTGATCCTCTCTTCCGCTTCGCCCGGCAAGGTCGTCGACGACGGCAAGGGCGAGCACTCGACGCTGGTCGGCGAGCTCCTCAACAACCTCAATGCGCAGGGCACCGCCGAAAGCGTCTTCAACAAGACCCGCGTCGCCATCTCCCGCGCCTCCGAAGGCGACCAGGTCCCGACGGTGTCGTCCTCGCTGCTCGAGGACGTGCATTTCGATCAGGCCGGCGGCTAG
- a CDS encoding thermonuclease family protein: protein MLRKFLIALSLLCLPSLAQAADITGTAKVRDGDSVLIGSTRIRLGGIDAPSVDQLCLNTKTERWTCGVAARDELAKFSEGKTWVCHARSIDRRGRTVARCEVGGEDIQKWLVRNGWALAYVRLSKDYQADEAAAREAKAGMWQGAFIAPWDWRVRNKKTAILGATKPPEGARAVLLASASGPVAPSPDCTIKGNVNTAGECIYHTKTSRWYTQIKMNISKGTRWFCSVEEAEAAGCRETKR from the coding sequence ATGTTGCGAAAATTCCTGATTGCGCTGTCTTTGCTTTGCTTGCCCTCGCTGGCGCAGGCGGCCGACATCACCGGGACCGCAAAGGTCCGCGACGGCGATTCCGTCCTGATCGGCAGCACGCGGATCCGGCTCGGCGGCATCGATGCACCCTCGGTCGACCAGCTCTGCCTCAACACCAAGACCGAACGCTGGACCTGCGGCGTCGCCGCACGCGACGAGCTCGCCAAATTCAGCGAGGGCAAGACCTGGGTTTGCCATGCCCGCTCGATCGACCGGCGCGGCCGCACCGTGGCGCGCTGCGAAGTCGGCGGCGAGGACATCCAGAAATGGCTGGTGCGCAACGGCTGGGCGCTGGCCTATGTCCGCCTCTCGAAGGACTACCAGGCCGACGAAGCCGCTGCGCGCGAGGCCAAGGCCGGGATGTGGCAGGGCGCCTTCATCGCCCCCTGGGACTGGCGCGTGCGCAACAAGAAGACGGCGATCCTGGGCGCCACCAAGCCGCCGGAAGGCGCCCGTGCGGTTCTGCTGGCCTCGGCCTCCGGGCCGGTCGCGCCCTCGCCGGACTGCACCATCAAGGGCAACGTCAACACCGCAGGCGAGTGCATCTACCACACCAAGACCAGCCGCTGGTACACCCAGATCAAGATGAATATCAGCAAGGGCACCCGCTGGTTCTGTTCGGTCGAGGAGGCGGAGGCCGCTGGCTGCCGCGAGACCAAGAGATAA
- a CDS encoding pyridoxal-phosphate-dependent aminotransferase family protein — MTVRAGREFLAIPGPTTMPDAVLQAMHRPAIDIYSKQMTDLTDGLLRDISKLFATKGKSYIYIANGHGAWEAALSNVLSRGDKVLVLESGRFAIGWGNAASLMGAEVEVLKGDWRRAVRPHEVEERLRRDTEHKIKAVVVVQIDTASGVQNDIEAIGKAIRAAGHPALYMVDTVASLGCMPFEMDKWGVDVAMSGSQKGLMTPPGLGFVSAGARALEAHKTANMSTPYWSWSEREGTEHYRKYAGTAPVHLLFALRQAIDLLHEEGLENAFRRHALLGEATRRAVGAWSEGQVLGFNVAEANERSNTVTTVTMTTGHDPALLQRYCKEKCGVVLGTGIGDLSGQAFRIAHMGHVNAPMLLGTLGVIEIGLNALKIPHGKGGLEAAVSYLGEQVAV; from the coding sequence ATGACCGTTCGCGCGGGCCGGGAGTTTCTGGCCATCCCCGGGCCCACCACGATGCCTGACGCGGTGCTGCAGGCAATGCATCGCCCGGCGATCGACATCTACTCGAAACAGATGACCGATCTGACCGACGGCCTGCTCCGGGACATCTCGAAACTGTTTGCGACCAAGGGCAAGTCCTACATCTATATCGCCAACGGTCACGGCGCCTGGGAAGCGGCGCTGAGCAACGTGCTGTCGCGCGGCGACAAGGTGCTGGTGCTGGAGAGCGGACGCTTCGCGATCGGTTGGGGAAATGCGGCGTCGCTGATGGGCGCCGAGGTCGAGGTGCTCAAGGGCGACTGGCGCCGTGCGGTTCGGCCGCATGAGGTCGAGGAGCGGCTGCGCCGCGACACCGAACACAAGATCAAGGCCGTCGTCGTCGTCCAGATCGACACCGCCTCGGGCGTGCAGAACGACATCGAGGCGATCGGCAAGGCGATCAGGGCGGCCGGCCATCCCGCACTCTACATGGTCGACACCGTCGCTTCGCTCGGCTGCATGCCGTTCGAGATGGACAAATGGGGCGTCGACGTCGCGATGTCCGGCTCGCAGAAGGGCCTGATGACGCCGCCCGGCCTCGGCTTCGTCTCCGCTGGCGCGCGCGCACTGGAAGCGCACAAGACTGCGAACATGTCGACACCCTATTGGAGCTGGAGCGAGCGCGAAGGCACCGAGCATTATCGCAAATATGCCGGCACAGCGCCGGTGCATCTCCTGTTCGCGCTGCGCCAGGCCATCGACCTCCTGCACGAGGAAGGCCTGGAGAACGCGTTCCGCCGCCACGCTTTGCTCGGCGAAGCCACGCGCCGCGCTGTCGGCGCATGGTCGGAGGGCCAGGTGCTCGGCTTCAACGTTGCGGAAGCCAACGAACGTTCCAACACCGTGACCACGGTCACCATGACCACCGGCCACGATCCCGCGTTGCTGCAACGCTATTGCAAGGAGAAGTGCGGCGTCGTGCTCGGCACCGGCATCGGCGATCTCTCGGGCCAGGCCTTCCGCATCGCCCATATGGGCCATGTCAACGCGCCGATGTTGCTCGGCACGCTCGGTGTCATCGAGATCGGCCTCAACGCGCTGAAGATCCCGCACGGCAAGGGTGGGCTCGAGGCCGCTGTGTCGTATCTCGGCGAGCAGGTGGCGGTGTAG
- a CDS encoding MBOAT family O-acyltransferase has product MLFNSYPFILLFLPIVLAGYFGLGRRGNLAPVIWLALASVAFYAIGNWQFVALLLISIAFNYGIGHLLIVAKLGPSQRKAALALGVAGDLLVLGIFKYAGFAMENFNALFGTHVAVHILLPVGISFYTFTQIAFLVDAYRGQVAAYALPHYALFVTYFPHLIAGPILHHKDMIPQFEREETKHPDAHLILCGVIIFAIGLFKKTCLADGIQPLVALAFETRSPSFDQAWLGALAYTFQLYFDFSGYSDMAIGISLMFGIFLPVNFNSPYKATSIVEFWRRWHMTLSQFLRDYLYIPLGGNRRGRVLRYVNLMITMLLGGLWHGAAWTFVAWGALHGAYLCVNHAFNALMPNMPLALARPTRVAGAVLTFLAIVVAWVFFRAVSLEWALRVLRAMADPANIVFGREEIAALVLVAIYASLVWLAPNTQDIMGYDHGNRRVGEALRAGGMRPLMLYGASLVLAFGILGIQSHSEFIYFRF; this is encoded by the coding sequence ATGCTGTTCAATTCCTACCCGTTCATCCTGCTGTTCCTGCCGATCGTGCTGGCCGGCTATTTTGGGCTGGGGCGGCGCGGCAATCTCGCCCCGGTGATCTGGCTGGCGCTGGCCTCGGTCGCCTTCTACGCCATCGGCAACTGGCAGTTCGTGGCCCTGCTGCTCATCTCGATTGCCTTCAACTACGGTATCGGCCATCTCCTCATCGTGGCGAAGCTTGGCCCCTCGCAACGAAAGGCCGCGCTCGCGCTCGGCGTTGCCGGCGATCTCCTGGTGCTGGGCATCTTCAAATATGCCGGCTTTGCCATGGAGAATTTCAACGCGTTATTCGGCACGCATGTTGCGGTCCACATCCTGCTGCCGGTCGGTATCTCCTTCTACACGTTCACGCAGATTGCGTTCCTGGTGGACGCGTATCGTGGCCAGGTCGCGGCCTATGCGCTGCCGCATTATGCGCTGTTCGTGACCTATTTTCCGCATCTGATCGCGGGGCCGATCCTCCACCACAAGGACATGATCCCGCAATTCGAGCGGGAGGAAACCAAGCATCCCGACGCGCATCTGATCCTGTGCGGCGTCATCATCTTCGCGATCGGCCTGTTCAAGAAGACCTGCCTTGCCGACGGCATCCAGCCGCTGGTCGCGCTCGCCTTCGAAACGCGTTCGCCGAGCTTCGACCAGGCCTGGCTTGGCGCGCTCGCCTACACGTTCCAGCTCTATTTCGACTTCTCCGGCTATTCCGACATGGCGATCGGAATATCGCTGATGTTCGGCATTTTCCTGCCGGTCAACTTCAACTCGCCTTACAAAGCCACCAGCATCGTCGAGTTCTGGCGCCGCTGGCACATGACGCTGTCGCAGTTCTTGCGCGACTATCTCTACATCCCGCTCGGAGGGAACAGGCGCGGCCGGGTGCTGCGCTACGTCAATCTGATGATCACGATGCTGCTCGGCGGGCTCTGGCACGGCGCGGCCTGGACGTTTGTCGCGTGGGGCGCGCTGCACGGTGCCTATCTCTGCGTCAATCACGCTTTCAATGCACTGATGCCGAACATGCCGTTGGCGCTTGCACGTCCGACCCGCGTCGCCGGGGCCGTGCTGACGTTCCTCGCCATCGTCGTCGCATGGGTATTTTTCCGTGCCGTGAGTTTGGAATGGGCGCTGCGGGTGCTCCGCGCCATGGCTGATCCAGCGAATATCGTCTTCGGCCGCGAGGAGATCGCAGCGCTCGTGCTCGTCGCAATCTATGCCTCGCTGGTGTGGCTGGCGCCGAACACGCAAGACATCATGGGCTACGATCACGGCAATCGGCGGGTCGGCGAGGCCTTGCGGGCAGGGGGCATGCGGCCTCTGATGCTCTACGGCGCGTCGCTCGTGCTTGCCTTCGGCATCCTGGGCATCCAGAGCCACAGCGAATTCATCTACTTCCGGTTCTGA
- a CDS encoding S9 family peptidase: MTQAKTPSQPPVAPRRPHSFTHHGIAVTDDYAWLKDAKWQEVLRDPAVLDPDIRKYLDEENKYTESLLGHTAALQKTLVREMRGRIKEDDSSVPSPDGPFAYFRKFREGGQHEMFGRMPRDGGEGQIVLDGDALAKDHKYFKFGGSRHSDDHKLQAWSADTKGSEYFTIRVRDWASGKDLDDVVEETDGGVVWSKDAKSFFYVKLDDNHRPMQVWRHKLGTRQADDALVYEEQDSGWFTHLHESTSGRFCVIAGGDHETSEQRLIDLANPTVPPRLVAAREEGVQYSLADRGDELFILTNADDAIDFKIVTAPLGAPERKNWRDLIPYRPGIYIIDLDLYAGHLVRLERANALPAIVIRELAGGEEHAIAFDEAAYSLDTMGSYEFDTTTLRFAYSSMTTPSEVYDYDMAKRTRTLRKRQEIPSGHNAADYVTTRIMAKAHDGAEVPVSILYRRGLKLDGAAPLLLYGYGSYGMAMPASFNANRLSLVDRGFVYAIAHIRGGADKGWGWYLDGKREKKTNSFDDFAASARALIDAKYTGAKRIVGHGGSAGGMLMGAVANRAGELFAGIVAEVPFVDVLNTMLDDTLPLTPPEWPEWGNPIESERDFRTILSYSPYDNVAAKDYPAVLAMGGLTDPRVTYWEPAKWIARLRATMTGGGPVLLRTNMGAGHGGASGRFDRLDEVAIVYAFALWATGMAEA; this comes from the coding sequence GTGACCCAGGCCAAGACACCTTCCCAGCCCCCCGTCGCCCCACGCCGGCCGCATTCCTTTACCCACCACGGCATCGCCGTGACCGACGACTATGCCTGGCTGAAGGACGCGAAATGGCAGGAGGTGCTGCGCGACCCTGCGGTGCTAGATCCTGATATCCGCAAATATCTCGATGAAGAGAACAAATACACCGAGAGCCTGCTTGGCCACACCGCAGCGCTACAGAAGACGCTGGTGCGCGAGATGCGCGGACGCATCAAGGAAGATGATTCCAGCGTGCCGTCGCCGGACGGACCATTCGCGTATTTCCGCAAATTCCGTGAGGGCGGGCAGCATGAAATGTTCGGCCGCATGCCGCGCGACGGCGGCGAGGGCCAGATCGTGCTCGATGGCGATGCGCTCGCCAAGGACCACAAATATTTCAAGTTCGGCGGCAGCCGCCACTCGGACGACCACAAGCTCCAGGCCTGGAGCGCGGACACCAAGGGATCGGAATATTTCACGATCCGCGTCCGCGACTGGGCTAGCGGCAAAGACCTCGACGATGTCGTCGAGGAGACCGATGGCGGCGTTGTCTGGAGCAAGGATGCGAAATCCTTCTTCTATGTGAAGCTCGACGACAACCATCGCCCGATGCAGGTGTGGCGCCACAAGCTCGGCACCAGGCAGGCCGACGACGCGCTGGTCTATGAGGAGCAGGATTCCGGCTGGTTCACCCATTTGCACGAGAGCACCAGCGGCCGCTTCTGCGTGATCGCCGGCGGCGACCACGAAACGAGCGAGCAGCGGCTGATCGATCTCGCCAACCCCACGGTGCCGCCGCGCCTGGTCGCGGCGCGCGAGGAAGGCGTGCAATATTCCCTGGCTGACCGCGGCGACGAATTGTTCATCCTCACCAATGCCGACGACGCCATCGACTTCAAGATCGTCACCGCACCGCTTGGCGCGCCCGAGCGCAAGAACTGGCGCGACTTGATCCCGTATCGTCCCGGTATCTACATCATCGACCTCGACCTCTATGCCGGCCACCTGGTGCGGCTGGAGCGCGCCAACGCGCTGCCGGCGATCGTGATCCGCGAGCTCGCCGGCGGAGAGGAACACGCCATCGCCTTCGACGAGGCCGCTTATTCGCTCGATACGATGGGCTCCTACGAATTCGACACGACGACTTTGCGCTTTGCTTATTCGTCGATGACGACGCCGTCGGAAGTCTATGATTACGACATGGCGAAGCGGACGCGCACCCTTCGCAAGCGCCAGGAGATTCCATCCGGCCACAACGCCGCCGATTACGTCACCACGCGTATCATGGCCAAGGCACATGACGGCGCCGAGGTGCCGGTCTCGATTCTCTATCGCCGAGGCCTGAAGCTGGACGGCGCGGCTCCGCTCTTGCTCTACGGCTACGGCTCCTATGGAATGGCCATGCCGGCCTCGTTCAACGCCAACCGCCTGTCGCTGGTTGACCGCGGCTTCGTCTATGCCATCGCCCACATCCGCGGCGGCGCCGACAAGGGCTGGGGCTGGTATCTCGACGGCAAGCGCGAGAAGAAGACGAACTCGTTCGACGATTTTGCCGCCAGCGCCCGCGCGCTGATCGACGCGAAATACACCGGTGCAAAACGCATCGTTGGCCATGGCGGCTCGGCCGGCGGCATGCTGATGGGCGCCGTCGCCAACCGCGCCGGCGAATTGTTCGCCGGCATCGTCGCCGAAGTGCCGTTCGTCGACGTTCTCAACACCATGCTCGATGACACGCTGCCGCTGACGCCGCCGGAATGGCCCGAATGGGGCAACCCGATCGAGAGCGAGAGGGATTTTCGCACCATCCTGTCCTATTCGCCCTACGACAATGTCGCGGCAAAGGACTATCCGGCGGTCCTGGCGATGGGTGGCTTGACCGATCCGCGCGTCACCTATTGGGAGCCCGCCAAATGGATCGCCCGCCTGCGCGCAACCATGACCGGCGGCGGCCCGGTGCTGTTGCGCACCAACATGGGCGCAGGCCACGGCGGCGCGTCGGGGCGCTTCGATCGGCTCGATGAAGTCGCGATCGTCTACGCGTTCGCGCTGTGGGCGACGGGGATGGCAGAGGCGTAG
- a CDS encoding ribonuclease activity regulator RraA encodes MTKLSEATRSKLKSVSTATVATALFKRGLRIQMIQDVHPLGADQPTMVGEAFTLRYMPAREDLNTIDVFKDRSHPQRKAVEDCPAGSVLVMDSRKDARAASAGAILVTRLMKRGVAGVVTDGGFRDSAEIAKLGIPAYHHRPSAPTNLTLHQAIEINVPIGCGDAPVFPGDVILGDADGVIVIPAHLADEIANETFEMTAFEDFVTEEVGKGRGIFGLYPATDPQTLTDFAAWRKKNGR; translated from the coding sequence ATGACTAAACTTTCGGAAGCCACCCGCAGCAAGCTCAAATCCGTCTCGACCGCCACCGTCGCGACCGCGCTGTTCAAGCGCGGCCTGCGCATCCAAATGATCCAGGATGTGCACCCGCTCGGCGCCGATCAGCCGACCATGGTCGGTGAGGCCTTCACGCTGCGCTACATGCCGGCGCGGGAGGATCTCAATACGATCGACGTCTTCAAGGATCGTTCCCACCCGCAGCGCAAGGCGGTCGAGGATTGTCCGGCAGGTAGCGTGCTGGTGATGGACAGCCGCAAGGATGCGCGCGCGGCGTCGGCCGGCGCGATCCTAGTGACGCGGTTGATGAAGCGCGGCGTCGCCGGCGTCGTCACCGACGGCGGCTTTCGCGATTCCGCCGAGATCGCCAAGCTCGGCATCCCCGCCTATCATCATCGCCCCTCAGCGCCGACCAATCTGACGCTGCACCAGGCGATCGAGATCAACGTTCCCATCGGCTGCGGTGATGCGCCGGTGTTTCCCGGCGACGTCATTCTGGGCGATGCCGACGGCGTCATCGTGATCCCCGCGCACCTCGCCGACGAGATCGCCAACGAAACCTTCGAGATGACCGCGTTCGAGGACTTCGTCACCGAGGAAGTCGGCAAAGGGCGCGGCATTTTCGGCCTCTATCCCGCGACCGATCCGCAGACACTCACCGACTTCGCGGCGTGGCGTAAAAAGAACGGGAGGTAG
- the araD gene encoding L-arabinonate dehydratase, with the protein MTKKKTPDQLRSARWFAPDDLRSFGHRSRAMQMGYAPEEWKDRPCIAIINTWSDAQPCHMHFKSRVEDVKRGILMAGGLPVELPALSLSESLLKPTTMLYRNLLAMEAEELLRSHPVDGVVLMGGCDKTTPALLLGATSMNIPAIYLPAGPMLRGNWKGKTLGSGSDGWKYWDERRAGKISDKDWLDIEAGIARSYGTCMTMGTASTMTAIAEAIGMTLPGASSIPAADANHIRMASECGRRIVEMVWEDLTPKTIQTRKAFENAIAVAMAMGCSTNAIIHLIAQARRAGQDIGLDDFEIASRKVPVIANVRPSGDAYLMEDFFYAGGLPALMGQIKDHLHLDCITVSGKTLGENIDGAEVHNADVIRSVTNPIYKEGALAVLKGNLAPDGCVIKPSACAPRFLKHTGPALVFDDYPAMKKAVDDLNLDVTEDHILILRNAGPQGGPGMPEWGMLPIPTKLVKQGVRDMVRISDARMSGTSYGACILHVSPESYIGGPLALVQNGDRITLDVAARTINLDVSEAELAKRRAAWKQPERRFERGYGWMFTKHIKQANDGCDFDFLETDFGAPIGEPSIY; encoded by the coding sequence ATGACCAAGAAGAAAACACCCGATCAGCTCCGTAGCGCACGCTGGTTTGCGCCCGACGACCTTCGCTCGTTCGGACATCGCTCCCGCGCCATGCAGATGGGCTATGCCCCGGAGGAGTGGAAGGACCGGCCCTGCATCGCGATCATCAACACCTGGTCGGACGCGCAGCCCTGCCACATGCACTTCAAGTCACGCGTCGAGGACGTCAAGCGTGGCATCCTGATGGCGGGCGGCCTGCCGGTGGAATTGCCGGCGCTGTCGCTCTCGGAATCGCTGCTGAAGCCGACCACGATGCTGTATCGCAATCTCCTTGCGATGGAGGCCGAGGAGCTGCTGCGCAGCCATCCCGTTGACGGGGTGGTGCTGATGGGCGGCTGCGACAAGACCACGCCGGCGCTGCTGCTCGGCGCAACCTCGATGAACATTCCGGCAATCTATCTGCCGGCGGGTCCGATGCTGCGCGGCAACTGGAAGGGCAAGACGCTCGGCTCCGGCTCCGACGGCTGGAAATACTGGGACGAGCGGCGCGCTGGAAAGATCTCCGACAAGGACTGGCTCGACATCGAGGCAGGCATCGCCCGCAGCTACGGCACCTGCATGACTATGGGCACGGCCTCGACCATGACCGCGATCGCGGAAGCGATCGGCATGACGCTGCCGGGCGCTTCCTCGATTCCCGCGGCCGACGCCAATCACATCCGCATGGCCTCTGAATGCGGCCGACGCATCGTCGAGATGGTGTGGGAAGATCTGACGCCGAAGACGATCCAGACGCGCAAGGCCTTCGAGAACGCGATTGCGGTCGCGATGGCGATGGGCTGCTCGACTAACGCGATCATCCATCTGATCGCGCAGGCCCGCCGCGCCGGCCAGGATATCGGGCTCGACGATTTCGAGATTGCGAGCCGCAAGGTGCCCGTGATCGCCAATGTCCGTCCGAGCGGCGATGCCTATCTGATGGAAGACTTCTTCTATGCCGGTGGTCTGCCGGCGCTGATGGGTCAAATCAAGGACCATCTGCACCTCGATTGCATCACGGTGAGCGGCAAGACCCTTGGCGAGAACATCGACGGCGCCGAGGTGCACAATGCCGACGTGATCCGCTCCGTTACTAATCCCATCTACAAGGAAGGTGCACTCGCCGTGCTCAAGGGCAACCTCGCGCCGGACGGCTGCGTCATCAAGCCGTCAGCCTGCGCGCCGCGCTTCCTCAAGCACACCGGGCCTGCGCTGGTGTTCGACGACTATCCCGCGATGAAGAAGGCGGTCGACGATCTCAATCTTGATGTCACCGAGGACCACATCCTCATCCTGCGCAATGCCGGGCCGCAGGGCGGACCGGGCATGCCGGAATGGGGTATGCTGCCGATCCCGACCAAGCTCGTGAAGCAGGGCGTGCGCGACATGGTGCGCATCTCGGACGCGCGCATGAGCGGCACCAGTTACGGCGCCTGCATCCTGCACGTCTCGCCGGAGTCGTATATCGGCGGTCCGCTGGCGCTGGTGCAGAACGGCGACCGCATCACGCTCGACGTCGCCGCGCGCACCATCAATCTCGATGTCTCCGAAGCCGAACTCGCCAAGCGCCGCGCCGCCTGGAAGCAGCCCGAGCGCCGCTTCGAGCGCGGCTATGGCTGGATGTTCACCAAGCACATCAAGCAGGCCAATGACGGCTGCGACTTCGATTTCCTCGAGACAGATTTCGGCGCGCCGATCGGCGAGCCGTCGATTTACTAG
- a CDS encoding response regulator, which produces MANILIVDDDPAVQLTIRLLLERAGHDVTVAGDGRKGLALFERSRFDLMFLDIFMPGMDGLETMRHVRVLRPTIPIIVISGRSITPDAYAEPDFLKMATKLGAVASLQKPFRADALLATVDRCLASAQSSPQSHIGAGTGSR; this is translated from the coding sequence GTGGCCAACATCCTCATCGTGGATGACGACCCGGCCGTTCAATTGACAATTCGGCTGCTGCTGGAGCGGGCTGGCCATGACGTGACGGTCGCCGGCGACGGCCGCAAAGGGCTCGCCCTGTTTGAGCGGAGCCGGTTCGACCTGATGTTCCTCGACATCTTCATGCCCGGCATGGACGGGCTGGAGACGATGCGTCACGTCCGGGTTCTGCGTCCGACCATTCCAATCATCGTCATTTCCGGCCGCTCGATCACGCCGGACGCCTACGCCGAGCCGGATTTCTTGAAGATGGCAACCAAGCTCGGCGCGGTCGCGAGCTTGCAGAAGCCGTTCCGAGCCGATGCGCTGCTGGCCACGGTCGACCGTTGCCTGGCATCGGCGCAATCATCCCCCCAGTCGCACATCGGCGCCGGCACCGGCAGCCGATGA